In a single window of the Anaerocolumna cellulosilytica genome:
- a CDS encoding phosphatase PAP2 family protein, giving the protein MVSLKQLILKYKHGWILSYFFIYLAWFFALEKSVTTDYHPVYIWLDDYIPFNEWFVIPYYLWFFYIFATIAFFFFTSKEEFYKVTGFLFIGMTICLIIYTVWPNGQNLRPELSTLGRDNIFIRILKNLYATDTSTNVCPSIHVFNSIGAHIAIHKSPSLKKYKWLQAGSFVLMISICLSTMFLKQHSAVDAIAAIVLSAVMYFLIYVLAGNKAKASNKSKQENAYANL; this is encoded by the coding sequence TTGGTTTCTTTGAAACAATTAATATTAAAATATAAACACGGGTGGATACTATCTTATTTTTTTATTTATCTTGCCTGGTTTTTTGCTTTGGAAAAGTCAGTTACTACCGATTATCATCCGGTTTATATTTGGCTGGATGACTATATTCCTTTTAACGAATGGTTTGTAATTCCTTATTATTTATGGTTTTTCTATATTTTTGCTACGATTGCCTTTTTCTTTTTTACTTCAAAAGAGGAATTTTACAAGGTCACAGGGTTCTTATTTATAGGTATGACCATATGCTTAATTATATATACAGTCTGGCCCAATGGTCAGAACCTCCGTCCGGAGTTATCAACTCTTGGCAGAGACAATATATTTATCCGTATTCTTAAAAACCTGTACGCGACGGATACCTCCACTAATGTATGCCCAAGTATCCATGTTTTTAATTCCATTGGTGCCCACATTGCAATTCATAAAAGTCCTTCTTTAAAAAAATATAAATGGCTGCAAGCCGGTTCCTTTGTTTTAATGATATCTATTTGTCTTTCAACCATGTTCCTAAAGCAACATTCTGCTGTTGACGCTATTGCTGCCATTGTATTAAGCGCTGTCATGTACTTCCTTATATACGTACTTGCCGGAAATAAAGCAAAGGCTTCCAATAAGTCAAAACAGGAAAATGCATATGCCAACCTGTAA
- a CDS encoding glycosyltransferase family 2 protein, producing the protein MKLLSVAIPCYNSADYMEHAIETLLTGGTELEIIIVDDGSVDDTPQIADKYAAKYPNIIKVIHQENGGHGEAVNTGLTHSTGLYFKVVDSDDWVNEGDLLKVLCTLRELVEDGKSVDLMICNYVYEKPSINKRKIIDYKTALPQNKVFTWNDIMYFKQSQNILMHAAIYRTKLLRDCGLKLPKHTFYVDNIFVYQPLPFVKTMYYLDVNLYRYFIGRDDQSVNEKNMIKRVDQQIRITKIMIDSHDIMTIKDKKLKNYMIKYLCVMMMVSSVYLIKENTEESLKKKQELWEYLEKSNAKLYKKILNKFLGRSMNLPGRTGRKIVELGFKISKKIYGFS; encoded by the coding sequence ATGAAATTGTTAAGTGTGGCTATTCCCTGCTATAATTCTGCTGACTATATGGAACACGCCATTGAAACCCTTCTGACAGGAGGTACTGAGCTGGAAATTATTATTGTAGATGACGGCTCTGTTGATGATACCCCTCAGATAGCAGACAAGTATGCCGCCAAATATCCGAATATAATTAAAGTAATCCATCAGGAGAATGGAGGACATGGTGAGGCTGTCAATACCGGTCTTACCCATTCGACCGGTTTATATTTTAAGGTAGTAGATAGTGATGACTGGGTGAACGAAGGTGATTTACTAAAAGTTCTATGTACACTTAGGGAATTGGTGGAAGACGGAAAGAGCGTGGATCTAATGATATGTAACTACGTTTACGAAAAACCCAGTATAAATAAACGTAAAATCATTGATTACAAGACTGCATTGCCTCAGAATAAAGTATTTACATGGAATGATATTATGTATTTTAAACAAAGCCAGAATATTCTTATGCATGCTGCAATTTACAGGACAAAATTATTAAGAGATTGTGGATTGAAGCTGCCAAAACATACCTTTTATGTGGACAATATTTTCGTATACCAGCCTTTGCCCTTTGTAAAGACTATGTACTATCTGGATGTTAATTTGTATCGCTATTTTATCGGCAGGGACGACCAGTCTGTCAACGAAAAGAATATGATTAAAAGAGTTGACCAACAGATACGGATTACAAAAATTATGATAGATAGCCATGATATTATGACTATTAAGGATAAGAAACTAAAAAATTATATGATAAAATATCTGTGTGTGATGATGATGGTATCTTCCGTATATTTAATAAAGGAAAATACAGAGGAAAGCCTAAAGAAAAAGCAGGAACTTTGGGAGTATCTGGAGAAGTCTAATGCCAAGTTGTATAAAAAGATTTTAAACAAATTTCTTGGAAGGTCTATGAATTTGCCAGGAAGAACCGGCAGAAAGATTGTAGAACTGGGCTTTAAAATATCCAAAAAAATATATGGTTTCAGCTAA
- a CDS encoding helix-turn-helix domain-containing protein gives MSFGKNLEKIRKEHKISQAKLGSALGITQQMISSYEKDISSPNIDSLIKIADFFQMSVDDLIGHVVKSENGESQKARLNLLFDSLSSEDKERCLLILNTLLLDRGETVERKRKVI, from the coding sequence ATGTCATTTGGTAAAAATCTCGAAAAAATACGTAAGGAACACAAAATAAGTCAGGCAAAGTTAGGAAGTGCCCTTGGAATTACACAACAGATGATAAGCAGCTATGAAAAGGATATTTCCTCTCCAAATATAGATTCTTTAATAAAAATAGCTGATTTCTTTCAGATGTCCGTGGACGACTTGATAGGACATGTTGTCAAATCAGAAAACGGTGAATCACAAAAGGCTCGTCTGAACCTTTTGTTTGATTCCTTAAGCAGTGAAGATAAAGAGCGATGTTTATTAATACTGAATACCCTGTTGCTTGACCGTGGTGAAACTGTTGAAAGAAAAAGAAAAGTCATCTAA
- a CDS encoding aminopeptidase, with translation MDERIKTLAHNLVNYSMGVKKGDKVYVHYVGDSTKELARQIVKEVYKVGGLPFPHFTDQTMQREVLLSCSEEQIKIMGEVDAKEMAEMDCYVGIRGTDNVSELSDVPSDNMELYEKFYSTPVHHDIRVAKTRWVVLRYPNAAMAQLSNTSLENFQDFYFNVCNLDYSKMNEAMKSLVELMERTDKVRIVGPGTDLSFSIKGIPAIPCAGECNIPDGEVFTAPVRESINGVLSYNTPAVFQGFTYENIVLTFKDGKIIEAKANDTERINHVFDTDEGARYVGEFAIGVNPYILKPMKDTLFDEKIMGSFHFTPGNCYDIAPNGNKSAIHWDLVCIQTPEYGGGEIYFDDTLIRKDGKFVVKELECLNPENLK, from the coding sequence ATGGATGAAAGAATTAAGACTTTAGCGCACAATTTAGTGAATTACTCCATGGGGGTAAAAAAAGGAGATAAAGTATACGTCCACTATGTAGGGGATTCCACTAAAGAATTGGCAAGACAAATTGTAAAAGAAGTGTATAAGGTGGGTGGATTACCATTTCCGCATTTTACAGATCAAACCATGCAGCGTGAAGTTTTGCTTTCCTGTAGTGAGGAACAAATTAAAATTATGGGAGAAGTGGATGCCAAAGAAATGGCAGAAATGGATTGCTATGTAGGAATCAGGGGTACTGATAATGTATCTGAATTATCAGATGTTCCTTCTGATAATATGGAACTGTATGAGAAATTTTATTCCACCCCGGTGCATCATGATATTCGAGTTGCAAAAACCAGGTGGGTGGTTCTTAGATATCCCAATGCAGCGATGGCTCAGCTGTCTAACACTAGTTTAGAAAACTTTCAGGATTTTTATTTTAATGTATGTAATTTGGATTATTCTAAAATGAATGAAGCAATGAAGAGTCTGGTAGAACTGATGGAAAGAACGGATAAAGTTAGAATTGTAGGGCCTGGTACCGACTTGAGTTTCTCTATAAAAGGTATACCAGCCATTCCTTGCGCAGGGGAGTGTAATATCCCCGATGGGGAAGTATTTACAGCACCTGTCAGAGAATCTATCAACGGAGTTCTTTCTTATAACACACCTGCTGTGTTCCAGGGCTTTACCTACGAAAATATAGTACTAACCTTTAAAGATGGTAAGATAATAGAAGCAAAAGCCAATGATACAGAAAGAATCAACCATGTATTTGATACAGATGAAGGGGCAAGATATGTAGGTGAATTTGCTATAGGTGTTAATCCTTACATCTTAAAACCAATGAAAGACACTTTATTTGATGAGAAAATCATGGGCTCCTTCCACTTTACTCCGGGTAATTGTTACGATATTGCTCCAAATGGTAATAAATCAGCTATCCACTGGGATTTAGTTTGTATACAGACACCGGAATATGGTGGAGGAGAAATCTATTTTGATGATACGTTAATTCGTAAAGACGGAAAGTTTGTTGTGAAAGAATTAGAATGTCTGAATCCGGAAAACTTAAAGTAA
- a CDS encoding methyltransferase — MEKNIIELVSQSLDIDFVDMILSNPPAGLAVTKIKVRPVMLKNILLYQVTEYRNNQVFHENCTKAELTDRLAEWINQKYKQVLLRTRTKQITALISKKGKETIKTKRLLEGSLEPELRHNREKSYIIKEGTPVPFLVDLGVMTGDGKVVKAKFDKFKQINRFLEFIEDVLPSLNTERELTILDFGCGKSYLTFAIYYYLKIIKGYPIRIIGLDLKEEVIKKCNNLAREYGYDELQFLVGDIADYKGVKKVDMVVTLHACDTATDYALYKAVLWEADVILSVPCCQHELNGTIQNPILNPLFKYGLIKERMAALATDALRGELLELMGYRSQILEFIDMEHTPKNILIRAVKSSSDNADKQRQWQAYDTCRKFLCAEPTLYKLLKERLVKEGVTK, encoded by the coding sequence ATGGAAAAGAATATAATTGAGTTAGTAAGCCAAAGCTTAGATATAGATTTTGTAGATATGATACTTAGCAATCCGCCGGCAGGTTTGGCGGTTACCAAGATAAAGGTAAGGCCGGTAATGTTAAAAAATATTCTGCTTTATCAGGTCACAGAATACCGGAACAATCAGGTTTTTCATGAAAATTGTACAAAAGCGGAGTTGACTGACAGGTTAGCGGAATGGATAAATCAGAAATATAAACAGGTACTTTTGCGTACCCGTACGAAACAGATTACTGCCTTAATTAGTAAGAAAGGTAAGGAAACTATAAAAACTAAGCGGCTTTTGGAAGGCAGCTTAGAGCCTGAGTTAAGACATAACCGGGAAAAGAGTTATATTATAAAAGAAGGAACCCCGGTTCCTTTCTTGGTAGACCTAGGAGTTATGACCGGAGATGGCAAGGTTGTAAAGGCGAAATTTGACAAGTTCAAGCAGATTAACAGGTTTTTAGAATTTATTGAAGATGTACTGCCTTCATTAAATACAGAAAGAGAATTGACTATACTTGATTTTGGTTGCGGAAAGTCTTACTTGACCTTTGCAATCTACTATTATCTAAAGATTATAAAAGGGTATCCTATAAGAATTATCGGTCTGGATTTAAAAGAGGAGGTTATTAAAAAGTGCAATAATCTTGCAAGAGAGTATGGGTACGATGAGCTGCAGTTCTTGGTAGGAGATATCGCTGATTATAAGGGCGTAAAAAAGGTGGACATGGTAGTTACACTGCATGCTTGCGATACAGCAACAGATTATGCACTTTATAAGGCGGTATTGTGGGAGGCAGATGTTATATTGTCTGTACCCTGCTGTCAGCATGAATTGAATGGGACTATACAAAACCCTATATTAAATCCGTTATTTAAATATGGGCTGATTAAGGAGAGAATGGCAGCACTTGCCACCGATGCCCTGCGGGGAGAATTGTTAGAGCTAATGGGCTATCGTTCCCAGATTCTTGAATTTATCGATATGGAACATACTCCGAAAAACATATTAATTCGAGCTGTAAAAAGCAGCAGTGATAACGCTGATAAACAAAGGCAATGGCAAGCCTACGATACTTGTAGGAAATTTCTTTGCGCGGAGCCTACTTTATACAAATTATTAAAAGAGCGGTTGGTAAAAGAAGGGGTAACGAAGTGA
- a CDS encoding YwmB family TATA-box binding protein encodes MEILSSLSKEFKKIMIEKKSKMTIYVLGVLWIAVIMQIAVNNFLIPKSNILEAFISTNTEVSSFELEMVADYGNNYLSESDKRDLVVFIAGKIGLTANKDVIVNRNGEDSEALLQKIGKNSETLIKVISKEQENEEGIPELKHYIIVDLKLYENLDSILEYHKLLDKVFKEIKTNKVETTMQLSSKYKGRLSLDNMNTLADRMVDNLQGKIAYDNRSEKLFTIYAYTGLLDEYVTSMGTKINIHVAMNYDETTDSTNVYLGTPVINGGY; translated from the coding sequence ATGGAAATATTAAGTAGTTTATCAAAAGAATTTAAAAAAATCATGATAGAGAAAAAATCAAAAATGACTATTTATGTGCTAGGTGTGTTGTGGATAGCAGTAATCATGCAAATAGCTGTAAATAATTTTTTAATTCCAAAAAGTAATATTCTTGAAGCCTTTATAAGTACAAACACAGAAGTTTCTTCTTTTGAACTTGAAATGGTGGCCGATTATGGTAATAATTATCTTAGTGAAAGTGATAAAAGGGATTTGGTTGTATTTATTGCTGGAAAGATAGGTTTAACTGCGAATAAGGATGTTATTGTCAATAGAAACGGAGAAGACAGCGAAGCCCTCTTACAAAAGATAGGAAAGAACTCGGAAACCTTAATTAAGGTTATAAGCAAAGAACAAGAAAATGAGGAAGGAATACCCGAGCTAAAGCATTATATTATTGTAGACTTAAAACTATATGAAAATCTTGACAGCATTTTGGAATATCATAAATTGCTAGATAAAGTATTTAAGGAGATTAAGACAAATAAGGTGGAAACCACAATGCAATTAAGCAGTAAGTATAAAGGAAGACTAAGTCTTGATAATATGAATACACTGGCAGATAGGATGGTAGATAATCTGCAAGGCAAGATTGCATATGATAATCGATCTGAAAAGTTATTTACTATTTACGCATATACAGGTCTACTAGATGAGTATGTAACATCTATGGGAACAAAAATTAATATCCATGTAGCCATGAACTATGACGAAACAACCGATAGTACAAATGTTTATCTGGGTACTCCGGTAATCAATGGTGGATACTAA
- the rpiB gene encoding ribose 5-phosphate isomerase B: MIAIGSDHGGYELKQEIIEHLKNRKIEYKDFGSYTKESCDYPVYAKKVAESIIRKECEFGILICGTGIGISITANKMKGIRAALCHDCFSAEATRSHNDANILAMGARVVGAGHALKIVDTFLDTPFSEDERHIRRIALIED; this comes from the coding sequence ATGATAGCGATCGGCAGTGACCATGGCGGATATGAATTAAAACAGGAAATTATAGAGCATTTAAAAAATAGGAAGATAGAATATAAGGATTTTGGTTCTTATACCAAAGAATCCTGTGATTATCCTGTTTATGCAAAAAAAGTAGCTGAATCAATCATTCGTAAAGAATGTGAATTCGGTATATTAATTTGTGGCACAGGGATTGGGATTTCTATTACCGCCAATAAAATGAAGGGTATTAGGGCTGCATTATGCCATGATTGTTTTAGTGCAGAGGCAACCAGATCACATAATGATGCGAACATCCTGGCTATGGGTGCAAGGGTAGTGGGAGCAGGCCATGCGTTAAAAATAGTGGATACCTTTTTAGATACACCTTTTTCAGAAGATGAAAGACACATTAGAAGAATTGCATTAATTGAAGATTAA
- a CDS encoding low molecular weight protein arginine phosphatase, which yields MIKYEKIIFVCTGNTCRSPMAETIYKSLETNSDRQVTSRGLVVLFSEPSNPKADTVLKSHNLHLEGHISKGLKNSDIDENTLILTMTEKQKQNVMDNFIYTDNVYTIKEFVGENGDVTDPYGGTLIDYEECYVELARLVKKTVYKLNEEEIA from the coding sequence ATGATCAAGTATGAAAAAATCATATTTGTATGTACCGGTAATACTTGCAGAAGCCCAATGGCAGAAACCATATATAAAAGTCTTGAAACCAATAGTGACAGACAGGTGACATCCAGAGGACTAGTAGTATTATTTTCAGAGCCATCCAATCCGAAGGCAGACACGGTTTTAAAAAGCCACAACCTGCATTTGGAAGGCCATATATCCAAAGGGCTTAAAAATTCCGATATTGATGAGAATACACTAATTCTAACCATGACGGAAAAGCAAAAGCAGAATGTGATGGATAATTTTATATATACTGATAATGTATATACAATTAAGGAATTCGTGGGGGAAAATGGTGATGTAACCGATCCTTACGGAGGAACGTTAATTGATTATGAGGAATGTTATGTTGAACTAGCAAGACTAGTGAAAAAAACAGTATATAAGCTTAACGAGGAGGAAATAGCATGA